The Euphorbia lathyris chromosome 2, ddEupLath1.1, whole genome shotgun sequence genome includes a window with the following:
- the LOC136217982 gene encoding uncharacterized protein encodes MLKNMVLLHSHLFTSSPPSFYLNTSSSSSKVSPPVTVRIAKNKPQLCTADELHYVPVSSSDWKLALWRYLPSPMSQPKNHPLLLLSGVGTNAIGFDLSPESSFARFMSRHGFDTWILEFRGAGLSALGMDSDEAQDENIGTVSRSKKSVSKLSEALLHLFEGLSGLFEGQNSAISIQIKDFARTFVNIIEEGQQAAKPHFFDFPERFSTALDDFLKQLELLVKYDWDFDHYLEEDLPAAMEYIRAQSNPKDGKLLAVGHSMGGMLLYAMLSRCAFEGRDSRLTSIVTLASSLDFRPSKSSLKLLLPVAKPAKTLNFPIIPVGALVAAARPYSSRPPNVLPWLNSQISAPGMMHPQLFEKLVAKNFCTIPAKLLLQLKTVFEDGGFRSRDGTFSYKEHLGKSNIPVLAIAGDHDLICPPEAVYETVKVIPKHLVNYRVFGEPKGPHYAHYDLVGSHMAQYQVHPFIIDFLNHHDVHD; translated from the exons ATGCTAAAAAATATGGTGCTTCTGCATTCCCATCTTTTTACATCCAGCCCCCCTTCATTTTACCTCAacacctcctcctcctcctccaagGTTTCGCCGCCGGTTACCGTAAGGATAGCCAAAAACAAGCCTCAGCTCTGTACTGCCGATGAGCTGCATTACGTCCCTGTCTCTTCTTCTGATTGGAAACTCGCTCTCTGGCGTTACCTGCCTTCACCAATG AGTCAGCCAAAGAATCATCCATTGTTGTTATTATCTGGTGTCGGGACCAATGCTATTGGATTTGATCTCTCTCCTGAG TCCTCCTTCGCCCGCTTCATGTCTCGCCATGGATTCGATACGTGGATTCTTGAATTTAGAGGAGCTGGGTTGAGTGCATTGGGGATGGACTCTGATGAAG CACAAGACGAAAACATAGGAACAGTCTCTAGATCTAAGAAATCAGTATCCAAGTTGTCGGAAGCACTTCTCCATTTATTTGAAGGACTCTCTGGACTATTTGAAG GGCAAAACTCCGCCATTTCAATCCAAATTAAGGATTTTGCTCGAACATTTGTGAACATTATTGAAGAAGGTCAACAAGCTGCGAAACCACACTTCTTTGATTTCCCAGAGCGTTTTTCTACTGCATTAGATGACTTCCTCAAACAGCTTGAATTGTTAGTGAAATACGATTGGGATTTCGATCACTACCTGGAAGAGGATTTGCCTGCTGCG ATGGAGTACATAAGGGCACAATCCAATCCAAAAGATGGAAAATTACTTGCAGTTGGGCACTCCATGGGGGGCATGCTGCTGTATGCTATGCTCTCACGATGTG CCTTTGAAGGAAGGGATTCAAGGTTGACATCAATTGTCACTTTGGCTTCATCACTTGACTTCAGACCTTCAAAATCATCACTGAAGCTGCTCTTACCAGTGGCAA AACCTGCAAAGACGCTCAATTTTCCTATTATTCCAGTTGGAGCATTGGTGGCAGCTGCTCGCCCCTATTCATCTAGACCTCCTAATGTCCTACCTTGGCTGAATTCCCAAATTTCTGCTCCAGGCATGATGCATCCACAATTGTTCGAAAAGCTTGTTGCAAAAAACTTTT GCACAATACCTGCTAAGCTTCTCTTGCAGCTGAAAACAGTATTTGAAGATGGTGGATTCAGAAGTCGAGATGGAACTTTCTCTTACAAGGAACATCTTGGCAAAAGCAACATTCCCGTGTTGGCAATAGCTGGAGATCACGATCTTATCTGTCCACCAGAAGCTGTATATG AAACTGTAAAGGTCATTCCTAAGCATTTGGTTAATTATAGAGTCTTTGGAGAGCCAAAGGGTCCTCATTATGCTCACTATGATCTGGTGGGAAGTCATATG GCACAATATCAAGTGCATCCATTCATAATTGACTTCCTCAATCATCATGATGTACATGACTAG
- the LOC136217984 gene encoding pentatricopeptide repeat-containing protein At2g17033, producing MHSYVRSPARIGPLILPGNQEWRHHGHCQQLIALFSQPVRPSKKLSKKCEALSKQGQRFLSSLATATAEGDISAANRVIKKFVAASPKSIALDALSQLLSPPLSQSNLSSLAFPLYLKITEARWFDWNPKLVANVAAFLNKQGQYSESTTLISDSISKLQLKERDLLLFYCNLVESHSKHNSIRGFDDSFAFLRELVYGSNSVYVKRQGYKSMVSGLCEMGRPREAEDLIEEMMEKGVKPSMFEFRCVVYSYGRLGLFEEMHRSIDKMEKEGFEIDTVCSNMIVASYGAQNALPEMVLWVQKMKDLGIPFSLRTCNSVLNACPTIMSLVINSNSSRLYPVSIQELIKILNEEEVKLVEELVGSCVLKEAMKWDELEGKLDLHGMHLSSAYVIMLIWIEEIRKRLNSGNEKVPAEITVVCGSGNHSSVRGESPVKGMVKEIMVQTRSPMRIDRKNNGCFIAKGKVVKQWLS from the exons ATGCATAGTTACGTCCGAAGTCCGGCGAGGATAGGCCCCTTGATACTTCCAGGGAACCAAGAGTGGCGCCACCATGGTCACTGCCAACAGCTAATAGCTTTATTCTCACAGCCAGTCAGACCATCGAAGAAGCTATCAAAGAAATGCGAAGCGTTAAGCAAACAGGGGCAACGCTTCTTATCTTCTCTTGCTACTGCAACGGCGGAAGGGGACATTTCCGCCGCCAACCGTGTGATAAAAAAATTCGTGGCCGCATCTCCTAAATCGATTGCTCTCGATGCCCTCTCTCAACTCCTCTCCCCGCCTCTCTCTCAATCTAATCTCTCCTCCCTTGCTTTCCCC CTATATTTGAAGATTACAGAAGCGCGGTGGTTCGATTGGAATCCAAAGCTAGTTGCAAATGTTGCGGCTTTTCTCAATAAACAAGGCCAATACAGTGAGTCTACAACTCTAATCTCCGATTCCATTTCAAAATTACAGCTCAAAGAACGAGATCTCCTTCTCTTTTATTGCAATTTGGTCGAGTCTCACTCCAAACACAATTCAATTCGAGGTTTCGATGATTCTTTTGCGTTTTTGAGGGAGCTGGTGTATGGTTCTAATTCAGTTTATGTTAAAAGGCAGGGGTATAAATCCATGGTTAGTGGATTGTGTGAAATGGGTAGGCCAAGGGAAGCAGAAGATTTGATTGAAGAGATGATGGAGAAAGGAGTGAAACCATCGATGTTTGAGTTTAGGTGTGTTGTTTATTCATATGGAAGATTAGGATTGTTTGAAGAGATGCATAGGAGTATTGACAAAATGGAAAAAGAAGGGTTTGAAATTGATACAGTTTGTTCAAATATGATTGTTGCATCTTATGGGGCTCAAAATGCACTTCCTGAAATGGTATTGTGGGTTCAAAAGATGAAAGATTTGGGGATTCCATTCTCATTAAGGACTTGCAATTCAGTGTTGAATGCATGTCCAACAATCATGTCATTGGTGATAAATTCAAATTCGAGTCGCCTTTATCCGGTTTCAATTCAAGAGttgataaagattttgaatgAAGAGGAGGTTAAGCTGGTTGAAGAATTGGTTGGATCTTGTGTTTTGAAGGAGGcaatgaagtgggatgaattaGAGGGTAAATTGGATTTACATGGAATGCACTTGAGTTCAGCTTATGTAATAATGttaatttggattgaagagataAGAAAAAGATTGAATAGTGGAAATGAAAAGGTTCCTGCTGAAATTACAGTGGTGTGTGGATCTGGAAATCATAGTAGTGTTAGAGGGGAATCTCCAGTTAAGGGTATGGTTAAAGAGATAATGGTTCAGACAAGGAGTCCCATGAGAATTGATAGGAAGAACAATGGCTGTTTTATTGCTAAAGGTAAGGTTGTTAAACAATGGTTGTCTTGA
- the LOC136217986 gene encoding uncharacterized protein — translation MATIYHLRHHHLLSFSPLPSSSPFYPSRLYFPTHPRPRKILSCLSINHSNNTQIIAGNTQCHQESHDVLRVVLAAGGTGGHIIPALAIADELKIANPNTQIIFIGTPDGMESTSVPSAGYPFSPIPPVRLFRPLISLRNLSLPFHLIQSIIHSFKLLKDFDPHVVIGTGGYVSFPTCLAALLRGIKIVIQEQNSVPGIANYILSLFAEVVFVAYNSTVECFPRKHKCVVSGNPIRLSLRQFVSKAVARKLFFPRSAGKENAKVILVLGGSLGAHAVNIAFLNLYSQMLLQHKNWFIIWQTGVEAYNEMESLVRNHSHLILTEFLHTMDLAYAAADLVVSRAGAMTCTEILATGKPAILIPSPNVEEGHQLKNALLMADVAGSRYITEEDELDSTTLGTAIEEILGDETLMADMSERALKAAKPDASAEIARQILSLFETSTTKK, via the exons ATGGCCACCATCTACCACCTCCgccaccaccacctcctctCATTCTCTCCACTTCCTTCATCTTCCCCATTTTACCCTTCTCGTCTCTACTTCCCCACCCACCCCAGACCTCGCAAGATCCTATCTTGTTTATCGATTAACCATTCAAACAATACCCAAATCATCGCCGGAAATACCCAATGTCACCAGGAATCCCATGATGTTCTCCGGGTGGTATTGGCTGCCGGCGGGACTGGTGGTCACATAATCCCAGCTTTGGCAATTGCCGACGAGCTCAAAATTGCAAACCCTAATACCCAAATCATCTTCATTGGAACCCCAGATGGTATGGAAAGTACTTCTGTTCCTTCAGCTGGTTATCCTTTCTCTCCCATTCCTCCTGTACGGTTATTCCGGCCATTGATTTCACTTCGAAATCTTTCCCTTCCTTTCCATTTGATTCAATCAATAATCCATAGCTTCAAGCTTCTTAAAGATTTTGATCCTCATGTTGTTATAGGCACTGGGGGATATGTTTCTTTCCCTACTTGTCTTGCTGCTTTGTTAAGAGGAATCAAAATTGTGATCCAAGAGCAGAATTCTGTTCCAGGCATTGCTAATTACATACTTTCATTATTTGCAGAGGTTGTTTTTGTGGCTTATAATTCCACAGTCGAGTGTTTTCCCAGAAAGCATAAATGTGTGGTGAGTGGAAACCCAATTAGGTTGTCGTTGAGGCAATTCGTCTCTAAAGCAGTGGCTAGGAAGCTATTCTTTCCTAGGTCTGCTGGGAAGGAAAATGCTAAGGTCATTTTGGTGCTTGGTGGATCTTTGGGGGCTCATGCTGTTAATATTGCCTTTTTGAATCTTTATAGCCAAATGTTGCTTCAGCACAAGAATTGGTTTATCATATGGCAAACGGGTGTTGAGGCTTATAATGAGATGGAAAGCCTTGTTAGGAACCACTCACATTTGATTTTGACAGA ATTCTTGCATACGATGGATTTGGCATATGCAGCTGCAGACCTTGTTGTCTCCAGGGCCGGTGCTATGACTTGCACCGAAATCTTAGCTACTGGGAAACCTGCTATTCTG ATACCGTCGCCAAATGTAGAAGAAGGACATCAATTGAAAAATGCTCTTTTAATGGCAGATGTAGCAGGTTCAAGGTATATAACGGAGGAGGATGAACTAGATTCAACTACATTGGGAACCGCTATTGAGGAGATATTAG GAGACGAGACCCTGATGGCAGATATGTCGGAAAGAGCATTGAAAGCAGCAAAGCCTGATGCTTCTGCTGAAATCGCACGCCAGATTCTTTCCCTCTTTGAGACATCAACTACAAAGAAGTAA